In Halorhabdus tiamatea SARL4B, a genomic segment contains:
- a CDS encoding ABC transporter ATP-binding protein, protein MSASTADDRDTFLDILDLETHYTDGSLIGADPPVRAVDGVSLSIRRGETLGLVGESGCGKTTLGRTLVGLESATAGSVVVDGEDVTDLSGSDLRAWQRRVGVVFQDPQESLNDRLTVGEIVAEPLEAHDWGTPADREDRVFTLLEQVGLREEHFYRYPHQFSGGQRQRVAIARALALEPEFLILDEPVSALDVSVQARVINLLEELQAELGLTSLFVAHDLSLVRHIADRVAVMYLGNVLEVGSTDRVFADPANPYTRSLLSAIPGSSSPAPESLERVTLNGTPPNPRHPPAGCPFSTRCPAKITPADYPGLSADALGAIETFRDVLRERTRATSGLSDRLKRRLGRSSADRDLDVIATELFDDVDLPTSARAELDRAIATAGTDPAAALAVLEDAFGSVCDRESPAAHAVDDTGRRSRCLRHRPEYDDPRSDLS, encoded by the coding sequence ATGTCCGCATCGACGGCCGACGATCGCGACACCTTCCTCGACATCCTGGATCTCGAAACGCACTACACCGACGGGTCGCTGATCGGTGCCGATCCGCCCGTCCGGGCCGTCGACGGCGTCTCGCTGTCGATCCGGCGCGGCGAGACGCTCGGCCTCGTCGGCGAGAGCGGGTGTGGCAAGACCACACTCGGCCGGACGCTCGTGGGTCTTGAGTCCGCGACCGCCGGTTCCGTCGTCGTCGACGGCGAGGACGTGACCGACCTCTCCGGGAGCGACCTCCGGGCGTGGCAGCGCCGGGTCGGCGTGGTGTTCCAGGACCCCCAGGAGAGTCTCAACGACCGTCTGACGGTCGGCGAGATCGTCGCCGAGCCACTGGAAGCTCACGACTGGGGGACGCCAGCCGACCGCGAGGATCGCGTCTTCACGCTGCTCGAGCAGGTCGGACTCCGGGAGGAACACTTCTATCGCTACCCCCACCAGTTCTCGGGTGGTCAGCGCCAGCGCGTGGCCATCGCGCGGGCGCTCGCCCTCGAACCCGAGTTCCTCATCCTCGACGAACCCGTCTCGGCGCTCGATGTCTCCGTGCAGGCCCGCGTGATTAACCTCCTCGAGGAGCTTCAGGCCGAACTCGGGTTGACCTCTCTCTTCGTCGCCCACGACCTCTCGCTGGTGCGTCACATCGCCGACCGGGTCGCCGTCATGTACCTCGGGAACGTCCTCGAGGTCGGCTCGACCGACCGCGTCTTCGCGGACCCGGCCAATCCCTACACCCGTTCGCTCCTCTCGGCGATCCCCGGCTCGTCGAGTCCGGCCCCAGAGAGCCTCGAACGGGTCACGCTCAACGGGACGCCCCCCAATCCCCGGCATCCACCCGCAGGGTGTCCCTTCTCGACGCGCTGTCCGGCGAAGATCACGCCCGCTGACTACCCCGGCCTCTCCGCGGACGCGCTCGGGGCGATCGAGACGTTCCGTGACGTGTTACGAGAGCGCACTCGGGCCACGTCGGGGCTGTCGGACCGTCTTAAACGCCGCCTCGGTCGGTCGTCCGCTGACCGCGACCTCGACGTGATCGCCACAGAACTGTTCGACGACGTCGACCTCCCCACCTCCGCGCGGGCGGAGCTGGACCGCGCCATAGCGACTGCGGGAACGGACCCGGCTGCGGCCCTCGCCGTCCTCGAGGACGCCTTTGGCTCGGTCTGTGACCGCGAGTCGCCGGCCGCACACGCTGTCGACGACACCGGCCGACGGAGTCGGTGTCTCCGGCATCGTCCCGAGTACGACGACCCCCGGAGTGATCTGTCGTGA